One stretch of Balneolaceae bacterium DNA includes these proteins:
- a CDS encoding heparinase II/III family protein, whose protein sequence is MPRSKLDKMLQINERQKDFYEVEERDLESKGNLPTRLWRWMRRRQQAVRNAMGVDEETDALQKKWMGDLSGKSVLDLGCHSGNPLSLYLARNCGSYLGVDLSESAIDILRDKLEGIAHAEARAVDFLSPEFPDRTFDVIYARSVFHHFEYFETFLEKLQGHLAPGAVVVTYDPLKTSLPVRLVRTLYRPFQSDSSWEYPFDKETFQTIQEHFEITDLRGVMGAAKWALPVGMLNVKAGRGAGEKAGRRGQETREFLTFRPLELHARHHAPGGEPQSGPLIRTIIRRLPLYYRTLRHLRPVQIRYRLWYALRARIRALVDHRLPTYYPRKGHPLDLAEGLPRPESLEEGKRFTFLNRTHDFGETVDWDHPDFGKLWTYNLNYFDFLRQPGMEKERGLELIRDFLQHREQSRTAWEPYPLSLRGMNWITFLSRHGVEDADIDGCLYAQYRALLDNLEYHILGNHLLENGCSLLFGALYFGEEEFWEPARRILREQLPEQVLADGGHFERSPMYHALVTERLLDCYDALQRNEVFEGQEKLKRLIGETAQRMGGWLQAMRWADGSLPEVNDHYPEGGPAAEEVLAYMKRLGLEPKSTSLGASGYRTYRGRRYEALADAGRMGPDYLPGHGHSDLLALWLRVDGKQILCDTGTSTYESGSRRQDERSTAAHNTVTVQGAEQNECWAAFRVGRRARPRILQESDEKLAASHDGFRRLGVEHERHFQFEEDRIVLRDMLRGGGDGARGTFHLHFPPGLALRKEGNRLKGEDFTITFSEPLSLELEPYEKALGYNRLEQATAARVRFKEELRTVITVGEET, encoded by the coding sequence ATGCCCCGCTCCAAGCTGGATAAGATGCTGCAGATCAACGAGCGCCAGAAGGACTTCTATGAAGTCGAGGAGCGCGACCTGGAGAGCAAGGGCAACCTGCCCACGCGCCTCTGGCGCTGGATGCGCCGCCGCCAGCAGGCCGTCCGCAACGCCATGGGGGTGGACGAGGAGACCGACGCCCTGCAGAAGAAGTGGATGGGCGATCTCTCCGGCAAGTCGGTACTGGACCTGGGCTGCCACTCCGGCAATCCCCTCAGCCTCTACCTGGCCCGCAACTGCGGCTCCTACCTGGGGGTGGACCTGAGCGAAAGCGCCATCGACATCCTGCGCGACAAGCTGGAAGGCATAGCCCACGCCGAGGCCCGGGCCGTCGATTTCCTCTCCCCGGAGTTTCCCGACCGCACCTTCGACGTCATCTACGCGCGCAGCGTCTTCCACCATTTTGAATACTTTGAGACCTTCCTGGAGAAGCTGCAAGGCCACCTGGCGCCCGGGGCCGTGGTGGTGACCTACGACCCCCTCAAGACCTCCCTGCCCGTGCGGCTGGTGCGCACCCTCTACCGGCCCTTCCAGTCGGATTCTTCCTGGGAGTATCCCTTCGACAAGGAGACCTTTCAGACCATCCAGGAGCATTTCGAGATCACCGACCTGCGCGGGGTGATGGGCGCGGCCAAGTGGGCCCTGCCCGTGGGCATGCTCAACGTGAAAGCTGGGCGGGGCGCTGGGGAAAAAGCTGGACGCCGTGGACAAGAGACGCGCGAATTCCTTACATTCCGGCCTTTGGAGCTGCATGCTCGTCACCATGCGCCTGGAGGCGAGCCGCAGTCAGGACCCCTGATCCGCACCATCATACGCCGACTGCCCCTATACTACCGCACCCTCCGCCACCTGCGGCCGGTGCAGATTCGCTACCGCCTCTGGTACGCCCTGAGGGCGCGCATCCGCGCGCTGGTGGACCATCGGCTGCCCACCTACTACCCGCGCAAGGGTCACCCGCTCGATCTGGCCGAAGGCCTGCCGCGGCCCGAGTCGCTGGAGGAGGGCAAGCGGTTCACCTTTCTCAACCGCACGCACGACTTCGGGGAGACCGTCGACTGGGACCATCCCGACTTCGGCAAGCTCTGGACCTACAACCTGAACTACTTCGACTTTCTGCGTCAGCCGGGGATGGAGAAGGAACGCGGACTGGAGCTGATACGCGATTTCCTCCAGCACCGCGAGCAGAGCCGCACGGCCTGGGAACCCTACCCGCTTTCCCTGCGCGGCATGAACTGGATTACATTCCTGAGCCGGCACGGCGTGGAGGACGCCGACATCGACGGCTGCCTCTACGCCCAGTACCGGGCGCTGCTGGACAACCTGGAGTACCACATCCTGGGCAACCACCTGCTGGAGAACGGCTGCTCGCTGCTCTTCGGCGCCCTCTACTTCGGCGAGGAGGAGTTCTGGGAGCCCGCCCGGCGCATCCTCCGGGAGCAGCTCCCCGAGCAGGTGCTGGCCGACGGGGGACATTTCGAGCGCTCGCCCATGTACCACGCCCTGGTGACCGAACGGCTGCTGGACTGCTACGACGCCCTGCAGCGCAACGAGGTTTTCGAGGGGCAGGAGAAGCTGAAGCGGCTGATAGGGGAGACCGCCCAGCGCATGGGCGGCTGGCTGCAGGCCATGCGCTGGGCCGACGGCAGCCTGCCGGAGGTGAACGACCACTACCCGGAGGGAGGACCCGCCGCGGAGGAGGTGCTGGCTTACATGAAACGCCTGGGGCTGGAGCCCAAATCCACCTCGCTGGGCGCCTCGGGCTACCGCACCTACCGCGGCCGGCGCTACGAGGCCCTGGCCGACGCGGGCCGTATGGGACCCGATTACCTGCCGGGCCACGGCCACTCGGACCTGCTGGCCCTCTGGCTGCGGGTGGACGGGAAACAAATACTCTGCGATACCGGCACCTCCACCTATGAGTCCGGCAGCCGCCGCCAGGACGAGCGATCCACCGCCGCCCACAACACCGTGACGGTGCAGGGCGCCGAGCAGAACGAATGCTGGGCTGCCTTCCGGGTGGGTCGCCGCGCCCGGCCCCGCATCCTGCAGGAATCCGACGAAAAACTGGCGGCCTCGCACGACGGCTTCCGCCGCCTGGGGGTGGAGCACGAGAGGCATTTTCAATTCGAGGAAGATCGCATCGTCCTGCGGGACATGCTGCGGGGCGGGGGAGACGGCGCCCGGGGCACCTTTCACCTCCATTTCCCGCCCGGGCTTGCCCTAAGAAAGGAGGGCAACCGGCTGAAGGGCGAGGACTTTACCATTACCTTCTCGGAGCCGCTCTCCCTGGAGCTGGAACCCTACGAGAAAGCGCTGGGCTACAACCGCCTGGAGCAGGCCACCGCGGCGCGGGTCCGCTTCAAGGAGGAGCTGCGCACGGTGATCACCGTGGGGGAGGAGACATGA
- a CDS encoding glycosyltransferase family 4 protein, translating to MKILIVAQYYTPDITAAAFRMGETAELLRKAGHQVRVITTWPHKADVEVTSAEEGVARVRLVPEQVGEGGLLRYLAHYLSFVPGSVLKALKWRLGGWKPEVLWVSSPPLFTGLSGRIIQLLTGAPMVFDVRDIWPDTAVAAGQLSGDGRAYRWGRWLERRLYRAADRLTCVSRPMKAYLEEESGGKPVSVIYNGVAGDNSSATGTAPEAKEPRPSDSKTLVYAGNLGHLQGLDVLLEAFHRLRTQQSGGAAASWQIRLIGGGAEEEALRRLTRELGLEDQVHFEGVVSREKAARALREADLLFFSLKSHPVLEKTIPSKLFDYLQAGVPILGGVKGEGAQILQETGANLTFEAGDAADLAHTLREAFEKHTSLQARAPRNRELVSQRFGREAMTRKLISVFEKTREA from the coding sequence ATGAAGATCCTGATCGTCGCCCAGTACTACACGCCCGACATCACCGCGGCCGCCTTCCGCATGGGGGAGACCGCGGAGCTGCTGCGCAAGGCCGGCCACCAGGTGCGCGTGATCACCACCTGGCCCCACAAGGCGGACGTGGAGGTGACCTCCGCCGAAGAGGGCGTGGCGCGCGTGCGCCTGGTGCCGGAGCAGGTGGGAGAGGGGGGACTGCTTCGCTACCTGGCCCACTACCTCTCCTTCGTCCCCGGAAGCGTGCTGAAAGCCCTCAAATGGCGCCTGGGCGGGTGGAAGCCCGAGGTGCTGTGGGTGAGTTCCCCTCCGCTGTTCACGGGCCTCAGCGGGCGAATAATCCAGCTTCTGACCGGCGCCCCCATGGTCTTCGACGTGCGTGACATCTGGCCGGACACCGCCGTGGCCGCGGGACAGCTTTCCGGCGACGGACGCGCCTACCGCTGGGGGCGGTGGCTGGAGCGACGGCTCTACCGGGCGGCCGACCGGCTCACCTGCGTCTCACGCCCCATGAAGGCGTACCTGGAAGAGGAATCGGGCGGCAAGCCGGTGAGCGTCATCTACAACGGGGTGGCAGGCGACAACTCTTCGGCCACCGGCACAGCGCCGGAAGCGAAGGAGCCGCGCCCAAGCGATAGCAAAACCCTGGTCTACGCCGGCAACCTGGGGCACCTGCAGGGCCTGGACGTGCTGCTCGAGGCCTTCCACCGCCTGCGCACGCAGCAGTCCGGCGGTGCCGCCGCGAGCTGGCAGATCAGGCTCATAGGCGGCGGGGCGGAGGAGGAGGCCCTGCGCCGCCTCACCCGCGAGCTCGGCCTGGAGGACCAGGTGCACTTCGAGGGCGTGGTGTCCCGCGAAAAAGCCGCCCGGGCGCTCAGGGAAGCCGACCTGCTCTTTTTCAGCCTCAAGTCCCACCCCGTGCTGGAGAAGACCATCCCCTCCAAGCTTTTCGACTACCTGCAGGCCGGCGTGCCCATCCTGGGCGGCGTGAAAGGGGAGGGGGCGCAGATCCTGCAGGAGACCGGCGCCAACCTTACCTTTGAGGCGGGCGACGCCGCCGACCTGGCCCATACCCTGCGCGAAGCCTTCGAAAAGCACACAAGCCTGCAGGCGCGCGCGCCGCGCAACCGCGAACTGGTAAGCCAACGCTTCGGCCGGGAGGCGATGACCCGCAAACTGATATCCGTATTCGAAAAGACCCGCGAGGCATGA